In Kryptolebias marmoratus isolate JLee-2015 linkage group LG4, ASM164957v2, whole genome shotgun sequence, the following proteins share a genomic window:
- the uba3 gene encoding NEDD8-activating enzyme E1 catalytic subunit isoform X3 has translation MVVDGGCGGTCEWEGRWNHVKKFLERSGPFTHPDFEAGAECLEFLLETCKILVIGAGGLGCELLKDLALSGFRNINVVDMDTIDVSNLNRQFLFRSKDVGRPKADVAADFINSRIPGCRVVPHFKKIQDLDETFYRQFHIIVCGLDSIVARRWINGMLLSLLVYEDGEMDQSSIIPFVDGGTEGFKGNARVILPGMTACIDCTLELYPPQINFPMCTIASMPRLPEHCIEYVQILQWPKEVPFGDGVALDGDDPEHIQWVFQRSLERAAEFNITGVTYRLTQGVVKRIIPAVASTNAVIAAACATEVFKLATSAYVPLSNYMVFNDVDGLYTYTFEAERKENCSACSQVPLDLHFSPSSKLQEVLDYLTESASLQMKSPALTATVEGKGKTLYLQSVASIEQRTRPNLSKTLKELGLKDRQELAVADITTPQTMLFRLCLT, from the exons ATGGTGGTGGACGGAGGCTGTGGGGGTACCTGTGAATGGGAAGGCCGATGGAACCACGTCAAGAAGTTCCTGGAGAGATCGGGACCGTTTACACATCCGGACTTTGAGGCCGGCGCAGAG TGTTTGGAGTTTTTGTTAGAAACCTGCAAAATCCTGGTCATTGGTGCTGGTGGACTGGGTTGTGAGCTGCTGAAAGACCTG GCTCTATCAGGCTTTCGAAACATTAATGTGGTTGACATGGACACCATCGATGTTTCCAACCTGAATCGTCAGTTCCTCTTCAG GTCCAAAGATGTGGGACGACCAAAGGCAGATGTTGCGGCTGATTTTATCAACAGCCGGATTCCTGGGTGCCGTGTGGTCCC ACATTTTAAGAAAATTCAAGATTTAGATGAGACATTTTACAGAC AATTCCATATTATTGTCTGCGGGCTCGACTCCATCGTTGCCCGGCGGTGGATAAATGGTATGCTG CTGTCGTTGCTGGTGTACGAGGATGGTGAAATGGATCAGTCCTCCATCATCCCGTTTGTTGACGGTGGGACTGAAGGCTTTAAAGGCAATGCCCGGGTCATTCTCCCTGGCATGACTGCTTGCATTGACTGTACACTTGAGCTTTATCCTCCTCAG ATCAACTTCCCCATGTGCACAATAGCCTCAATGCCTCGCTTGCCTGAGCATTGCATTGAATACGTACAAATCCTGCAGTGGCCTAAAGAGGTGCCATTTGGAG ACGGGGTTGCCCTGGATGGAGACGACCCAGAGCACATCCAGTGGGTGTTCCAGAGGTCTCTGGAAAGGGCAGCAGAGTTCAACATAACAGGAGTCACTTATAGATTAACGCAGG GCGTCGTAAAGAGGATAATCCCAGCTGTAGCCTCTACAAATGCTGTCATTGCTG CTGCCTGTGCAACGGAGGTGTTCAAATTAGCAACAAG TGCCTATGTGCCTCTCAGTAACTACATGGTGTTCAATGACGTTGATGGCCTGTACACCTACACTTTTGAGGCTGAACGAAAG GAAAACTGCTCAGCTTGTAGCCAAGTTCCTCTGGATCTGCACTTTTCTCCGTCTTCCAAACTCCAGGAGGTGTTGGACTACCTGACTGAGAGTGCCTCCTT acaAATGAAATCACCTGCTTTGACGGCAACAGTCGAGGGAAAAGGCAAAACTTTATATTTACAG TCTGTTGCATCAATTGAGCAGAGGACACGACCAAATCTATCCAAAACCTTAAAAG agttgGGACTGAAAGACAGACAAGAACTGGCCGTAGCTGATATCACCACACCCCAAACCATGTTGTTCAGACTTTGCTTAACTTAA
- the uba3 gene encoding NEDD8-activating enzyme E1 catalytic subunit isoform X1, whose protein sequence is MAEMDEPEKKRSRVVELTEKMVVDGGCGGTCEWEGRWNHVKKFLERSGPFTHPDFEAGAECLEFLLETCKILVIGAGGLGCELLKDLALSGFRNINVVDMDTIDVSNLNRQFLFRSKDVGRPKADVAADFINSRIPGCRVVPHFKKIQDLDETFYRQFHIIVCGLDSIVARRWINGMLLSLLVYEDGEMDQSSIIPFVDGGTEGFKGNARVILPGMTACIDCTLELYPPQINFPMCTIASMPRLPEHCIEYVQILQWPKEVPFGDGVALDGDDPEHIQWVFQRSLERAAEFNITGVTYRLTQGVVKRIIPAVASTNAVIAAACATEVFKLATSAYVPLSNYMVFNDVDGLYTYTFEAERKENCSACSQVPLDLHFSPSSKLQEVLDYLTESASLQMKSPALTATVEGKGKTLYLQSVASIEQRTRPNLSKTLKELGLKDRQELAVADITTPQTMLFRLCLT, encoded by the exons ATGGCGGAGATGGATGAGCC ggagaagaaaagaagcagagtaGTGGAGCTGACTGAGAA GATGGTGGTGGACGGAGGCTGTGGGGGTACCTGTGAATGGGAAGGCCGATGGAACCACGTCAAGAAGTTCCTGGAGAGATCGGGACCGTTTACACATCCGGACTTTGAGGCCGGCGCAGAG TGTTTGGAGTTTTTGTTAGAAACCTGCAAAATCCTGGTCATTGGTGCTGGTGGACTGGGTTGTGAGCTGCTGAAAGACCTG GCTCTATCAGGCTTTCGAAACATTAATGTGGTTGACATGGACACCATCGATGTTTCCAACCTGAATCGTCAGTTCCTCTTCAG GTCCAAAGATGTGGGACGACCAAAGGCAGATGTTGCGGCTGATTTTATCAACAGCCGGATTCCTGGGTGCCGTGTGGTCCC ACATTTTAAGAAAATTCAAGATTTAGATGAGACATTTTACAGAC AATTCCATATTATTGTCTGCGGGCTCGACTCCATCGTTGCCCGGCGGTGGATAAATGGTATGCTG CTGTCGTTGCTGGTGTACGAGGATGGTGAAATGGATCAGTCCTCCATCATCCCGTTTGTTGACGGTGGGACTGAAGGCTTTAAAGGCAATGCCCGGGTCATTCTCCCTGGCATGACTGCTTGCATTGACTGTACACTTGAGCTTTATCCTCCTCAG ATCAACTTCCCCATGTGCACAATAGCCTCAATGCCTCGCTTGCCTGAGCATTGCATTGAATACGTACAAATCCTGCAGTGGCCTAAAGAGGTGCCATTTGGAG ACGGGGTTGCCCTGGATGGAGACGACCCAGAGCACATCCAGTGGGTGTTCCAGAGGTCTCTGGAAAGGGCAGCAGAGTTCAACATAACAGGAGTCACTTATAGATTAACGCAGG GCGTCGTAAAGAGGATAATCCCAGCTGTAGCCTCTACAAATGCTGTCATTGCTG CTGCCTGTGCAACGGAGGTGTTCAAATTAGCAACAAG TGCCTATGTGCCTCTCAGTAACTACATGGTGTTCAATGACGTTGATGGCCTGTACACCTACACTTTTGAGGCTGAACGAAAG GAAAACTGCTCAGCTTGTAGCCAAGTTCCTCTGGATCTGCACTTTTCTCCGTCTTCCAAACTCCAGGAGGTGTTGGACTACCTGACTGAGAGTGCCTCCTT acaAATGAAATCACCTGCTTTGACGGCAACAGTCGAGGGAAAAGGCAAAACTTTATATTTACAG TCTGTTGCATCAATTGAGCAGAGGACACGACCAAATCTATCCAAAACCTTAAAAG agttgGGACTGAAAGACAGACAAGAACTGGCCGTAGCTGATATCACCACACCCCAAACCATGTTGTTCAGACTTTGCTTAACTTAA
- the uba3 gene encoding NEDD8-activating enzyme E1 catalytic subunit isoform X2: protein MAEMDEPMVVDGGCGGTCEWEGRWNHVKKFLERSGPFTHPDFEAGAECLEFLLETCKILVIGAGGLGCELLKDLALSGFRNINVVDMDTIDVSNLNRQFLFRSKDVGRPKADVAADFINSRIPGCRVVPHFKKIQDLDETFYRQFHIIVCGLDSIVARRWINGMLLSLLVYEDGEMDQSSIIPFVDGGTEGFKGNARVILPGMTACIDCTLELYPPQINFPMCTIASMPRLPEHCIEYVQILQWPKEVPFGDGVALDGDDPEHIQWVFQRSLERAAEFNITGVTYRLTQGVVKRIIPAVASTNAVIAAACATEVFKLATSAYVPLSNYMVFNDVDGLYTYTFEAERKENCSACSQVPLDLHFSPSSKLQEVLDYLTESASLQMKSPALTATVEGKGKTLYLQSVASIEQRTRPNLSKTLKELGLKDRQELAVADITTPQTMLFRLCLT, encoded by the exons ATGGCGGAGATGGATGAGCC GATGGTGGTGGACGGAGGCTGTGGGGGTACCTGTGAATGGGAAGGCCGATGGAACCACGTCAAGAAGTTCCTGGAGAGATCGGGACCGTTTACACATCCGGACTTTGAGGCCGGCGCAGAG TGTTTGGAGTTTTTGTTAGAAACCTGCAAAATCCTGGTCATTGGTGCTGGTGGACTGGGTTGTGAGCTGCTGAAAGACCTG GCTCTATCAGGCTTTCGAAACATTAATGTGGTTGACATGGACACCATCGATGTTTCCAACCTGAATCGTCAGTTCCTCTTCAG GTCCAAAGATGTGGGACGACCAAAGGCAGATGTTGCGGCTGATTTTATCAACAGCCGGATTCCTGGGTGCCGTGTGGTCCC ACATTTTAAGAAAATTCAAGATTTAGATGAGACATTTTACAGAC AATTCCATATTATTGTCTGCGGGCTCGACTCCATCGTTGCCCGGCGGTGGATAAATGGTATGCTG CTGTCGTTGCTGGTGTACGAGGATGGTGAAATGGATCAGTCCTCCATCATCCCGTTTGTTGACGGTGGGACTGAAGGCTTTAAAGGCAATGCCCGGGTCATTCTCCCTGGCATGACTGCTTGCATTGACTGTACACTTGAGCTTTATCCTCCTCAG ATCAACTTCCCCATGTGCACAATAGCCTCAATGCCTCGCTTGCCTGAGCATTGCATTGAATACGTACAAATCCTGCAGTGGCCTAAAGAGGTGCCATTTGGAG ACGGGGTTGCCCTGGATGGAGACGACCCAGAGCACATCCAGTGGGTGTTCCAGAGGTCTCTGGAAAGGGCAGCAGAGTTCAACATAACAGGAGTCACTTATAGATTAACGCAGG GCGTCGTAAAGAGGATAATCCCAGCTGTAGCCTCTACAAATGCTGTCATTGCTG CTGCCTGTGCAACGGAGGTGTTCAAATTAGCAACAAG TGCCTATGTGCCTCTCAGTAACTACATGGTGTTCAATGACGTTGATGGCCTGTACACCTACACTTTTGAGGCTGAACGAAAG GAAAACTGCTCAGCTTGTAGCCAAGTTCCTCTGGATCTGCACTTTTCTCCGTCTTCCAAACTCCAGGAGGTGTTGGACTACCTGACTGAGAGTGCCTCCTT acaAATGAAATCACCTGCTTTGACGGCAACAGTCGAGGGAAAAGGCAAAACTTTATATTTACAG TCTGTTGCATCAATTGAGCAGAGGACACGACCAAATCTATCCAAAACCTTAAAAG agttgGGACTGAAAGACAGACAAGAACTGGCCGTAGCTGATATCACCACACCCCAAACCATGTTGTTCAGACTTTGCTTAACTTAA